GAATAAGAGCTTCCATAGCTTGGAATGTTCTTCTCTCCGTTTCACTTAACGCATTCTTTAATGCAAACTCTTGTGCCTTTTTAATTGTCTTTTCATCCCCTATATATTTGGATATATATTCAAACTCTATATTTAAGTATCTTTCATTATTGTCCATTGATGGAATTAAATTATGTTCTTTTTCTATTTCCTCGAATATATTTGTTATTTCATCTTTTACATTAAAATCCTCTGCTAAAATTTCCAGTACCTTTATTAAATTATGTCTATATAATTTTCTATAAGTTTTTCTAACACCTATAGCTAAGCCATAATCAAGGTTGGGAATACTTTGACCCCCGTGTTGATCGTTTTGATTAGCTTGTATTGCAATGCAGGCCAATGCTGCATAACTTTCAATGTTTTTTGGTTCTCTTAAATAACCATGGCCTGTAGAAAAACCATTTTTAAATAAATCCACTATATCTATTTGGCAACAAGTAGTGGTTAAAGTTAGAAAATCTAGATCATGGATATGTATATCTCCATTTTTATGGGCCATTGAATGTTTTGGATTTAACATAAATAAATCATAAAATTGTTTCGCACTTTCGGAACCATATTTTAACATGGTTCCCATAGCTGTATCTCCATCTATGTTTGCATTCTCTCTTTTTAAATTATTACCCTTAGCATCTTTAAAGGTTAAATCCTGAAATACTTTCATAAGTCTCGTATTCATTTCTCTAGCTTTAGTTCTTTCAGCCCTATAAAGTATGTATTCCTTTGCAGTCTTTGCATGACCATTTTTTATTAATACTTTTTCTACCATATCTTGAATATCTTCAACACCTGGAACCTTATTTACATATTTTGTTTCCAAGCAATTGGCTACTTTTTCTGCTAAATCTAAAGCGGTACCATAATTTTGACCACCAGCAGCTTGGGCAGCTCTAAAAATAGCATTTGCAATTTTTTCTATATTAAAAGCTACTTCTCTACCATCTCTTTTTTTAATTTTCGTTATCACAAAAAAGCCTCCTTGCTAATTGTTTTTTTAACATTTTATGATATCATAACTATTGATGATATTATTAAATAACTACATTTTGTTATTCAATAATATCAAACAACTATATATTGTGTCAACCATTTTCTAATAAATGAAGGAGTGAGATTTTGAAAGGAATAATTTTTGATATGGATGGCGTTATTATTGACAGTGAACCTATACATCTTAAGCTTGAAAAAGAATTACTAGAAGAAATGGGTGGAAATTACTTAGATGTAA
This Tissierellales bacterium DNA region includes the following protein-coding sequences:
- the nrdD gene encoding anaerobic ribonucleoside-triphosphate reductase, with protein sequence MITKIKKRDGREVAFNIEKIANAIFRAAQAAGGQNYGTALDLAEKVANCLETKYVNKVPGVEDIQDMVEKVLIKNGHAKTAKEYILYRAERTKAREMNTRLMKVFQDLTFKDAKGNNLKRENANIDGDTAMGTMLKYGSESAKQFYDLFMLNPKHSMAHKNGDIHIHDLDFLTLTTTCCQIDIVDLFKNGFSTGHGYLREPKNIESYAALACIAIQANQNDQHGGQSIPNLDYGLAIGVRKTYRKLYRHNLIKVLEILAEDFNVKDEITNIFEEIEKEHNLIPSMDNNERYLNIEFEYISKYIGDEKTIKKAQEFALKNALSETERRTFQAMEALIHNLNTMHSRAGAQIPFSSINYGTDTSAEGRMVIKNLLLATEAGLGNGETPIFPIQIFKVKEGINYNP